The sequence below is a genomic window from Mycobacterium sp. ITM-2016-00316.
CCGAGCGGGTGGTGTTCGACGAATGCGATTTCAGCGGTGTCGATCTGACCGAATCCGAGCATCTCGGGTCTGCCTTCCGCAACTGCACCTTCCGCCGGGCCGCACTGCAGCACAGCACGTTCCGGCAGTGCAGCCTGCTGGGGTCGGTGTTCACCGAGACCCGGCTGCGGCCGCTTCGGTTTGTCGAGGTCGACCTGTCGCTCAGCGTGCTCGGTGGGTGTGACCTACGCACCGTCGATCTGTCGGACTGCCGGTTGCGTGAGGCGAACCTGGTCGGCGCGGACCTGCGCAAGGCGGTGCTGCAGCGCGCGGACCTGAGCGGCGCGCGGGTGCAGGAC
It includes:
- a CDS encoding pentapeptide repeat-containing protein, giving the protein MSEDQVWVDREFTGHDFRDDDLSRLRTERVVFDECDFSGVDLTESEHLGSAFRNCTFRRAALQHSTFRQCSLLGSVFTETRLRPLRFVEVDLSLSVLGGCDLRTVDLSDCRLREANLVGADLRKAVLQRADLSGARVQDAKFDEADLRGARTDPTFWTTAKVRGARINIEQALAYAAAHGLNVHGE